From a single Acidobacteriota bacterium genomic region:
- a CDS encoding class I SAM-dependent methyltransferase yields the protein MSNDFLVLTESLYAWLQANSLREPDVLRRLREETLATNPMAIMAISPVQGQFLMLLLKLIRAVRTIEIGVFTGYSSLCTALSLPDNGQIIACDVSAEWTSVARRYWAEAGVADKISLRLAPATETLDALLADGQAGTFDFAFIDADKANYDQYYERALQLVRPGGLLVFDNMLWYGKVADASEQDADTVALRALSAKLHHDERVFVSLIPVGDGITLALKQ from the coding sequence ATGTCAAATGATTTTTTGGTCTTGACCGAGTCGTTGTATGCCTGGTTGCAGGCCAATTCGTTGCGCGAACCGGACGTTTTGCGGCGGCTGCGCGAAGAGACGCTGGCGACCAATCCAATGGCGATCATGGCGATTTCGCCGGTGCAAGGGCAGTTTCTGATGCTCCTGCTCAAACTCATCCGCGCCGTGCGCACCATCGAAATCGGCGTGTTCACCGGTTACAGCTCGCTTTGCACGGCGCTGAGCTTGCCGGACAACGGGCAGATCATCGCTTGCGATGTGAGCGCAGAGTGGACTTCAGTGGCCCGGCGTTATTGGGCCGAAGCTGGCGTAGCCGACAAGATTTCGCTGCGGCTGGCCCCGGCGACCGAGACGTTGGATGCCTTGTTGGCAGATGGGCAGGCGGGCACGTTTGATTTCGCGTTTATTGATGCCGACAAGGCGAATTACGACCAGTATTATGAACGCGCGTTGCAGTTGGTGCGGCCCGGCGGCTTGCTCGTCTTCGACAATATGCTCTGGTACGGGAAGGTGGCTGATGCGAGCGAGCAGGATGCCGACACGGTGGCGTTGCGTGCGCTCAGCGCCAAGCTGCATCACGATGAACGCGTGTTTGTCAGCCTGATTCCGGTGGGCGACGGCATCACGCTGGCGCTCAAACAGTAG
- a CDS encoding FAD-dependent oxidoreductase — protein MQAASELWDIIIVGAGSAGLPCALTAAAHGARVLVVEKAAEIGGTLHWSGGHLSAGGTRRQRERGIADNPDLHFAEVMRIAQQAADPALVRLAVDEAPHVIDWLDALGLPWDPITPRLVYGHEPYKIARTYYGVDGGRSILETLRPSWDEHVAARQITVLFEHTLTALLVEGGVVSGIRAQNASGTVELRGRRVVLTSGGYAANHKLFAEVTPTVNGIVPKLVSTARPTSTGDGIIAARQHGAQLRNADKYLASLGGLELEPGSGWADYQTAWAMVFTTSYRPPREIYVNTRGERFMAEDEPSPDRRERLILQQPEHKFWCVFDERGLTDGAPLVKQWNEAELRRHAAAGKCMWQAETLAELAHKTGIDKAGLLATVEKFNLAAQMGEDAWGRRDLQYTITQPPYYALLTHATSLLSFGGLTVNANLQVLNEAGAPIPNLYAAGEILGAAALMGQSFCGGMSLTPCLSFGRILGRRLAA, from the coding sequence ATGCAGGCGGCAAGCGAGCTATGGGACATCATTATTGTTGGCGCAGGTTCGGCGGGCTTGCCTTGCGCACTGACGGCGGCAGCGCACGGCGCTCGCGTCCTCGTGGTTGAAAAGGCGGCTGAAATCGGCGGTACGTTGCATTGGTCAGGCGGCCATTTGAGCGCGGGCGGCACGCGGCGGCAACGTGAACGCGGCATTGCCGACAATCCTGACCTGCATTTCGCCGAGGTGATGCGTATTGCCCAGCAAGCGGCTGATCCCGCACTGGTGCGGTTGGCGGTAGACGAAGCGCCGCACGTGATTGATTGGCTCGATGCTTTGGGGTTGCCGTGGGATCCCATCACGCCGCGCCTCGTTTACGGCCACGAACCCTACAAGATTGCGCGCACCTACTACGGCGTGGACGGCGGCAGGTCCATTTTGGAAACGTTGCGGCCCAGTTGGGATGAGCACGTTGCCGCCCGGCAGATCACGGTCTTGTTTGAGCACACCTTGACCGCGTTGCTGGTTGAAGGCGGCGTTGTCAGCGGCATTCGCGCACAAAACGCGTCAGGGACAGTCGAATTGCGCGGACGCCGGGTCGTGCTGACATCCGGTGGCTATGCGGCCAATCACAAGCTGTTTGCTGAAGTGACGCCCACGGTGAATGGCATTGTGCCAAAACTGGTCAGCACGGCGCGGCCCACTTCAACGGGCGACGGCATCATTGCGGCGCGGCAGCACGGCGCACAGTTGCGCAACGCCGACAAATACCTCGCCAGTTTGGGCGGCCTCGAATTGGAACCGGGTTCGGGTTGGGCCGATTATCAAACGGCTTGGGCAATGGTCTTCACGACCAGCTATCGTCCGCCGCGCGAAATTTATGTCAACACGCGCGGCGAGCGCTTTATGGCCGAAGATGAGCCGAGCCCTGACCGGCGCGAACGGCTCATTTTGCAGCAGCCTGAGCACAAGTTTTGGTGTGTTTTCGATGAACGCGGCCTGACGGACGGTGCGCCCTTGGTCAAACAATGGAACGAGGCTGAGTTGCGCCGCCACGCCGCCGCCGGGAAATGTATGTGGCAGGCAGAGACGTTGGCGGAACTCGCGCACAAGACCGGGATTGATAAGGCCGGCTTGCTGGCGACGGTAGAAAAATTCAATTTGGCGGCGCAAATGGGCGAAGACGCTTGGGGCCGCCGGGATTTGCAATATACAATCACGCAACCGCCGTACTATGCGCTGCTCACCCATGCAACATCCTTACTTAGTTTCGGCGGTTTAACGGTAAACGCCAATTTGCAGGTCTTGAATGAAGCCGGCGCGCCCATTCCAAATCTGTATGCGGCAGGCGAAATTCTGGGTGCGGCAGCCTTGATGGGCCAATCGTTTTGTGGCGGGATGTCGCTTACTCCCTGTTTAAGTTTTGGACGAATCCTGGGGCGGCGTTTGGCCGCCTGA
- a CDS encoding hydantoinase/oxoprolinase family protein has protein sequence MSYRLGIDVGGTFTDLLLFNEKSGALTLTKVASTPQDQSIGVINGIHKIAGLAGIAPNDIQLILHGTTVATNAVLEGKGAKVGLLTTKGFEQILHVARSQTPGPLAGWIIMIKPDPMAPLEYTRGVSSRMSAKGAEMSPLDEAEVRQHIKDLHHAGIEALTVALINSFANAAHEQAIKVIAQELYPDLPVTISTDILPEFREYERCLTTVMNSYVQPKMRVYLNGMKEKLAAAQITSPMNIVRSDGGVMSLDAAQERPVNTLLSGPSGGAVAAAYIGELTGYRNVLSFDMGGTSTDVAIALDAKPNVLRDTRVGMYPVKAPSVDVRTVGAGGGSIAHVPAVTGALRVGPQSAGAVPGPAAYNTGGTEPTVTDANIVLGYLPPMLLGGEMSLDTAAAEQAVQKIADALKLDLHQAAEGIYNIVNENMFGALRLVSVERGYDPRNFALVALGGAGPLHANALSILSGTWPSIIPPTPGVLSALGFLHSDIKNEFSRTVIRTTDKIDRREINAILTGLGEQAREWLNHENIPAKNQRINYQIDLRYYRQGYEFPIDIELKSLDSEQGFQTILDDFQAAHEKNYGFRTDHLIEVVNLRAIGIGIVAKLELSKAKPATGPNAPHAKDASKAVLGTHKVYCKGKFVNAPIYDRYALKPGNHIGGPAVITQKDTTTLILPKHYGRVDAYQNILIFPDGYETKATKAKPNGKATAKAKPDARSGKAKTAKAHR, from the coding sequence ATGAGCTACAGACTCGGCATTGACGTTGGTGGCACCTTCACCGATTTGCTCTTGTTCAATGAAAAATCAGGCGCACTCACACTGACCAAAGTCGCTTCCACCCCGCAGGATCAATCCATCGGCGTCATCAATGGCATCCATAAAATCGCCGGACTCGCGGGCATTGCGCCGAACGACATTCAATTGATCCTGCACGGCACAACCGTCGCCACCAACGCCGTGCTCGAAGGCAAAGGCGCCAAAGTCGGCTTGCTCACGACCAAAGGCTTTGAGCAAATCCTGCACGTCGCGCGTTCGCAAACGCCAGGGCCGCTGGCCGGTTGGATCATCATGATCAAGCCCGACCCAATGGCTCCATTGGAATACACGCGCGGCGTCAGCTCACGTATGAGTGCGAAGGGCGCGGAAATGTCACCGTTGGATGAAGCCGAAGTTCGCCAGCACATCAAAGACCTCCACCACGCGGGCATCGAGGCGCTGACCGTCGCGCTCATCAATTCATTCGCCAATGCCGCGCACGAGCAAGCGATCAAGGTCATCGCGCAGGAGCTATATCCCGACCTGCCCGTGACCATCTCGACCGACATCCTGCCCGAATTTCGCGAGTACGAACGCTGTCTGACGACGGTAATGAACAGTTACGTGCAGCCTAAAATGCGCGTGTACCTGAACGGCATGAAAGAGAAGCTGGCCGCGGCGCAGATCACCTCGCCGATGAACATCGTGCGTTCGGACGGTGGTGTGATGTCGCTGGACGCGGCGCAGGAACGGCCTGTAAACACACTGCTTTCCGGCCCTTCAGGCGGCGCGGTCGCGGCGGCGTACATCGGCGAATTGACTGGCTATCGCAACGTGCTCTCGTTCGATATGGGGGGCACTTCGACGGATGTGGCGATTGCGCTGGACGCCAAACCGAATGTGCTGCGCGACACGCGCGTCGGCATGTATCCGGTCAAAGCGCCTTCGGTGGACGTGCGTACCGTCGGCGCGGGCGGCGGCTCCATCGCCCACGTGCCCGCAGTCACCGGCGCGTTGCGCGTCGGCCCGCAATCGGCGGGCGCAGTGCCCGGCCCGGCGGCTTATAACACCGGCGGCACAGAACCGACCGTGACCGACGCCAACATAGTGCTGGGCTATTTGCCGCCGATGCTCTTGGGTGGCGAGATGTCGCTCGACACGGCGGCGGCGGAACAGGCCGTGCAGAAAATTGCTGATGCCTTGAAGCTTGATCTGCATCAGGCTGCTGAAGGCATTTACAACATCGTCAACGAAAATATGTTCGGTGCGTTGCGGCTGGTTTCGGTCGAACGCGGTTACGACCCGCGCAATTTCGCGCTGGTCGCGCTGGGCGGCGCGGGGCCGTTGCACGCGAATGCGCTTTCGATCTTGTCCGGCACCTGGCCTTCGATCATTCCGCCGACGCCAGGCGTACTGTCGGCACTGGGCTTCCTGCATTCGGACATCAAGAACGAATTCTCGCGCACGGTCATCCGCACAACCGACAAGATTGACCGCCGCGAGATCAACGCCATCCTGACCGGTTTGGGCGAGCAGGCGCGCGAATGGCTCAATCACGAAAACATTCCCGCCAAGAACCAACGCATCAACTATCAGATTGACCTGCGCTATTATCGCCAGGGTTACGAATTCCCGATTGACATCGAACTCAAATCGCTCGACAGCGAGCAAGGTTTCCAAACGATTCTTGATGACTTCCAGGCCGCACACGAAAAGAATTACGGTTTCCGCACCGACCACCTGATCGAAGTCGTCAACCTGCGCGCCATCGGCATCGGCATCGTCGCCAAGCTGGAATTGAGCAAAGCCAAGCCCGCCACCGGCCCGAATGCCCCCCATGCAAAAGATGCTTCAAAAGCCGTACTCGGCACGCACAAGGTTTATTGCAAGGGCAAGTTTGTGAACGCACCGATTTACGACCGCTACGCGCTCAAACCCGGCAATCACATCGGCGGCCCGGCGGTCATCACGCAAAAAGACACGACGACGCTGATTTTGCCAAAGCATTACGGGCGCGTGGATGCCTACCAGAACATTCTGATCTTCCCGGACGGCTATGAGACCAAAGCGACCAAAGCCAAACCGAACGGCAAGGCCACGGCCAAAGCCAAACCAGACGCCCGGTCAGGCAAAGCCAAGACCGCCAAAGCACACCGATAA
- a CDS encoding DUF4351 domain-containing protein yields MDHDRLFKELLRVCFADFIALFLPEVFQYLDSGSIRFIDKETHSPLLRHARRSGDLLVKARFKGRPTYFLIHVEVQSQRRHWSGRRMFQYFAAETFAHNLPLYPIALLAWDTPRQADAGRYVIAFPDRRVLEFSYAVIQLNRLDWRDYLQRDNPAASALMAKMGVAPSDFAKVRSACLRMIGRLRVKREKFRVIMEFIDAYLPLTPVQEQQFKQELAQWQRTEREVVMEYITSWERKGRELGKLEGKLEGKLEGKLEATLKLLTRRLGPLSQAAQKRIGKLSLEKLDELFEAAFEFETKSELSAWLADGQAIVVRAARAKQI; encoded by the coding sequence GTGGATCATGACCGGCTCTTCAAAGAATTGTTGCGGGTCTGCTTTGCGGACTTCATTGCGTTGTTTCTGCCTGAAGTGTTTCAATATCTTGACTCTGGCTCGATCCGCTTCATAGACAAAGAAACGCACAGCCCATTGCTGCGCCACGCGCGGCGTAGCGGCGATTTGCTGGTCAAGGCGCGCTTCAAAGGCCGACCTACCTACTTCCTGATTCACGTTGAGGTGCAGTCCCAACGGCGCCATTGGTCGGGCCGCCGCATGTTTCAATACTTCGCGGCGGAAACCTTCGCGCATAACCTGCCGCTTTACCCCATCGCGCTGCTGGCGTGGGACACTCCGCGCCAGGCTGATGCGGGCCGCTACGTGATTGCATTCCCGGATCGCCGTGTGCTCGAATTCAGCTATGCGGTAATTCAGTTGAACCGGTTGGATTGGCGGGATTATCTTCAACGCGACAATCCGGCGGCCAGCGCGTTGATGGCGAAAATGGGCGTCGCGCCGTCAGACTTCGCCAAGGTGCGCAGCGCCTGTTTGCGTATGATCGGACGCTTGCGGGTAAAGCGGGAAAAATTTCGGGTCATCATGGAATTCATTGATGCTTACTTGCCGTTGACTCCCGTCCAGGAACAACAATTCAAGCAAGAGTTGGCGCAGTGGCAACGGACAGAAAGAGAGGTTGTGATGGAATATATTACCAGTTGGGAACGGAAAGGCCGCGAGCTTGGCAAGCTCGAAGGCAAGCTCGAAGGCAAGCTCGAAGGCAAACTCGAAGCGACGCTGAAATTGTTGACGCGGCGGCTTGGCCCGTTGAGTCAGGCGGCGCAAAAACGCATTGGCAAGCTCTCGCTGGAAAAACTCGACGAACTTTTTGAGGCGGCCTTCGAGTTTGAAACGAAATCGGAACTCAGCGCCTGGTTGGCAGACGGCCAAGCCATCGTAGTCAGAGCCGCGCGCGCCAAGCAGATATGA
- a CDS encoding WxcM-like domain-containing protein, with protein MNNPQQGHFQHPAALVETQQIGAGTQIAAFAHLLPGAVIGADCEISGQVLIENAVRVGDRVRIQSGAQLRAGARVEDDVFIGPNALLLSDASGVARKPKLAAQLFTVIREGATIGANALLMPGVTIGRKAVVEVAAVVTHDVPPNAIVTGNPARIVGYVDLPHPKPPVAVLTQPFSEPYSDDEVQARKSTRVRGVWLHRMPVITDLRGNLSVGEFGKDLPFEPKRYFVVFDVSSREVRGEHAHRTLHQFLVCLKGECALVVDDGTTREEVVLDSPAVGVHVEPLVWGVQYKFSSDALLLVLASDKYDPHDYIRDYEDFERLVAA; from the coding sequence ATGAACAATCCGCAGCAAGGCCATTTTCAACATCCCGCCGCGTTGGTCGAAACGCAACAGATTGGCGCGGGCACGCAGATCGCGGCGTTTGCGCACCTTTTGCCCGGCGCGGTCATCGGCGCGGATTGCGAAATCAGCGGGCAAGTGTTGATTGAAAATGCGGTGCGCGTCGGCGACCGCGTGCGTATTCAAAGCGGCGCGCAACTGCGCGCGGGCGCACGCGTCGAAGACGATGTTTTTATCGGCCCCAATGCGCTCCTGCTCAGTGACGCCAGCGGCGTGGCGCGCAAACCGAAGCTGGCGGCACAGCTTTTCACCGTGATTCGTGAAGGCGCCACCATTGGCGCCAACGCCCTGTTAATGCCCGGCGTGACGATTGGCCGCAAAGCCGTCGTCGAGGTCGCCGCCGTGGTCACGCACGACGTGCCGCCCAATGCGATTGTTACCGGCAACCCGGCGCGCATTGTCGGGTATGTAGATTTGCCGCATCCGAAACCGCCGGTCGCCGTGCTAACCCAACCGTTTAGCGAGCCATACAGCGATGATGAAGTGCAGGCGCGCAAAAGCACGCGCGTGCGCGGCGTTTGGTTACACCGAATGCCGGTCATCACCGATTTGCGCGGTAATCTGTCCGTGGGCGAATTCGGCAAGGACCTGCCGTTTGAACCGAAGCGCTATTTCGTCGTCTTTGATGTATCGAGCCGCGAAGTGCGAGGCGAACACGCGCATCGCACGTTGCATCAGTTTCTGGTTTGTTTGAAAGGCGAATGCGCTTTGGTCGTGGATGATGGCACGACGCGCGAAGAGGTGGTGCTGGACAGTCCGGCGGTTGGGGTACACGTCGAGCCTCTAGTGTGGGGCGTTCAATATAAATTTTCGAGTGATGCCTTGCTGCTCGTGCTCGCTTCAGACAAATACGACCCGCACGATTACATCCGCGATTATGAAGACTTTGAGCGGCTGGTCGCGGCATAA
- a CDS encoding glycosyltransferase family 2 protein, with protein MARILFIIPAYNERANLPAVAADLRAYYPDAELAVVNDNSTDDTAEITRSLGLTLLDLPCNLGIGGAVQTGLLYAARGAYDIAIQFDGDGQHCADQVERLLQAVQADGCDAAIGSRFLVPSDYHPPLFRRIGIAIFRLVNSLVLQRTITDNTSGFRAYNRAAIQFLAREYPYDYPEPESVVTLCRQGYRVQEVPVRMRERQNGHSSITFWRSIYYMFKVLLAIFVGATRRSLQKPSETAG; from the coding sequence GTGGCCCGCATCCTGTTCATCATTCCGGCCTACAACGAACGCGCAAATCTGCCCGCCGTGGCAGCCGATTTGCGCGCCTATTACCCGGACGCGGAACTGGCGGTGGTGAACGACAATTCGACGGACGATACCGCCGAGATCACACGCAGCTTGGGGCTAACCTTGCTCGACCTGCCTTGCAATCTCGGCATTGGCGGCGCGGTGCAGACAGGACTGCTTTACGCGGCGCGCGGCGCTTATGACATTGCCATCCAATTTGACGGCGACGGCCAGCATTGCGCCGATCAGGTCGAACGGCTGTTACAGGCAGTGCAAGCGGACGGTTGTGATGCGGCCATCGGCTCCCGCTTCCTGGTGCCCTCCGATTATCATCCGCCCTTGTTTCGGCGCATCGGCATCGCCATTTTCCGGCTAGTGAATTCGCTCGTGCTGCAACGCACGATTACCGACAACACGTCCGGCTTTCGCGCCTACAACCGCGCCGCCATCCAATTTCTGGCGCGCGAATATCCTTACGATTACCCCGAACCGGAATCGGTGGTGACGCTGTGCCGCCAGGGTTATCGCGTGCAGGAAGTGCCGGTGCGTATGCGCGAGCGCCAGAACGGCCATTCGTCAATCACGTTTTGGCGTTCGATTTACTATATGTTCAAAGTGTTGCTGGCGATCTTTGTCGGCGCGACCCGGCGCTCTCTGCAAAAGCCTTCTGAGACCGCCGGTTGA
- a CDS encoding DUF2304 domain-containing protein: MNSEIQLIAITGSLLMMYLVFYLIRQRRLREEYALLWFAAGLVLLVFSFWRGLLDRVAQWVGIAYPPSVLLLAMIVFGFLLAMHYSVSLSRLAEQNKRLTQELALLRNRVEQREGRAPRKSFAQTGEPSVMDENATELRNG; encoded by the coding sequence ATGAACAGTGAGATTCAATTGATCGCCATCACCGGCAGTTTGTTGATGATGTATCTGGTGTTCTACCTGATCCGCCAGCGCCGTTTGCGCGAAGAATACGCGCTGCTCTGGTTTGCCGCCGGGCTGGTCTTGCTGGTGTTTTCTTTCTGGCGCGGCTTGCTCGATCGCGTGGCCCAGTGGGTCGGCATCGCTTATCCGCCCAGCGTTTTGTTACTGGCGATGATCGTGTTCGGCTTTTTGCTGGCGATGCATTACTCGGTCTCGCTGTCGCGGCTGGCCGAGCAGAACAAGCGGCTCACGCAAGAGTTAGCCTTGTTGCGCAATCGGGTCGAACAGCGGGAAGGTCGCGCGCCGCGCAAATCATTCGCTCAAACGGGCGAGCCGAGTGTGATGGACGAGAACGCGACCGAGCTGAGGAACGGCTAG
- a CDS encoding glycosyltransferase family 4 protein — MRILVLQETDWVTRNPIMHHRMLEALALAGADVTVIDYEILWAQKGTLPLWQGRRVIRDCHKFFEQAPITILRPGMLRLPVLSRLSWLAGNWRALTDYFADGRPDVIVAYGISNAYLAQRFARRHGVPFVYHLMDALHTLAESYWQQPIACAVERAVLQRADHVVVINNKLREYAVQMGAAAQRVTVIPMGTNITSEMPADEIEAVRAGLQISPQDFVMLFMGWLYDFSGLRELTVELARRKAAWPQLKLLVVGDGDLLPELQRLRQTHGLEQHLILTGRRPMQEMRGYIAASDLCLLPAHRNTTMEHIVPAKVIEYMEIGRPVLATRLPGLEAEFDDLPGLLYIERPEDAFDRLEELLQATPSPRQVARRLGATCREFLQRREDWAGVTKRFEQVLSTTRVRERA; from the coding sequence ATGCGCATCCTCGTCCTGCAGGAAACCGACTGGGTCACTCGCAATCCGATCATGCATCATCGCATGTTGGAAGCGTTGGCGTTGGCGGGCGCGGACGTGACGGTCATTGATTATGAAATCCTCTGGGCGCAAAAAGGCACGTTGCCGCTCTGGCAAGGCCGCCGCGTCATCCGAGATTGCCACAAGTTTTTTGAGCAGGCGCCCATCACCATTCTGCGACCCGGCATGTTGCGGCTGCCGGTGTTGAGCCGCCTGTCGTGGCTGGCGGGTAACTGGCGCGCGTTGACAGACTATTTTGCGGACGGACGGCCCGATGTGATCGTGGCGTATGGCATCTCGAACGCCTATCTGGCGCAACGTTTCGCGCGGCGGCATGGGGTGCCGTTTGTCTATCATTTGATGGACGCGCTGCACACCTTGGCAGAGTCATATTGGCAACAGCCCATCGCGTGTGCTGTCGAACGCGCCGTGCTGCAGCGCGCCGATCACGTCGTGGTCATCAACAACAAGCTGCGCGAATACGCGGTGCAGATGGGCGCCGCCGCCCAACGCGTCACCGTCATCCCGATGGGAACCAACATCACATCGGAAATGCCAGCGGACGAAATCGAAGCCGTCCGCGCCGGGCTGCAGATCAGCCCGCAGGATTTCGTGATGCTCTTTATGGGCTGGCTCTATGATTTTTCGGGACTGCGCGAACTGACCGTGGAACTGGCGCGGCGCAAAGCCGCCTGGCCTCAGTTGAAATTGCTGGTGGTGGGCGATGGCGACCTGCTGCCAGAGCTACAACGCCTGCGCCAGACGCACGGCCTGGAACAGCACTTAATCCTGACCGGACGGCGGCCCATGCAAGAGATGCGCGGTTATATCGCGGCCTCTGATCTGTGTCTGCTGCCCGCACACAGAAACACGACGATGGAACACATCGTGCCCGCCAAGGTGATTGAATATATGGAAATAGGACGGCCTGTGCTGGCGACGCGCCTGCCCGGTCTCGAAGCAGAGTTCGACGACCTGCCCGGCCTTCTTTACATTGAGCGTCCAGAAGACGCGTTCGACCGCCTGGAAGAATTGCTTCAGGCAACCCCATCGCCACGGCAAGTAGCGCGCCGATTAGGGGCGACCTGCCGGGAATTTCTGCAACGCCGCGAAGACTGGGCAGGCGTCACCAAACGTTTTGAACAGGTGCTCAGCACCACGCGCGTTCGTGAGCGCGCTTGA
- a CDS encoding 4-amino-4-deoxy-L-arabinose transferase, which produces MAKFLSQTALLFAMAFSLLIAQLLLKQGLTQVGALTVTSWPQAFNLIRLILTTPKLIGGLCISALSTLMWLVALSRLELSFAVPVLSGIYYVLILLASTFVLGERVTGQRWAGALLLILALALISNSK; this is translated from the coding sequence TTGGCAAAGTTTTTATCGCAAACAGCCCTGCTCTTTGCGATGGCATTCAGTTTGTTAATTGCGCAGCTTTTGCTGAAGCAAGGGCTGACCCAGGTGGGCGCACTGACCGTGACGAGTTGGCCGCAGGCGTTCAATTTGATCCGCCTGATTTTGACGACGCCGAAATTGATCGGCGGCCTGTGCATTTCGGCGCTGAGCACGCTGATGTGGCTGGTCGCGCTCTCGCGCTTGGAATTGAGTTTCGCGGTGCCGGTGTTGAGCGGGATTTATTACGTGCTGATTTTACTCGCCTCGACCTTTGTTTTGGGCGAACGAGTCACCGGACAACGTTGGGCAGGCGCACTGCTGCTCATTCTCGCGCTGGCTTTGATCTCGAATTCCAAGTAA
- a CDS encoding class I SAM-dependent methyltransferase: MATQLAQTATTTTTTTTTAPAPLRPCPLCAATETSVEVRTDKYNSSGEQYLVLRCRQCDLLYTRPLPTAAELHALYSSEFYGESVKPKLLSWDSIRLLLHQSVLRHRRKALLNRAPGRVLDVGCGDGDFVAHLRPRGWEVHGVEFSAAGCKLARAKGVQVHQGELKGANFTDGHFDVVTIWHVMEHLADPLAEVTEVRRVLRDDGLLVIEVPNIGSPTFKLCRERWWLLDIPRHLQHYTPDTLQKLLQRAGFTPVYRQNFHLVDFALVFITLMEWSQVLGPRQGDHYFVTDFRQAPLHRKLLFLLLGSVVGLLSFPISALSTLLTSQSETVTMTFRKAAR, translated from the coding sequence ATGGCAACGCAACTTGCACAGACTGCGACCACGACGACAACAACCACGACAACAGCGCCCGCACCTCTGCGCCCGTGTCCGCTATGCGCGGCAACTGAGACTTCCGTAGAGGTGCGCACTGACAAATACAATTCATCGGGTGAGCAATACTTGGTGCTGCGTTGCCGCCAGTGCGACCTGCTTTACACACGCCCGCTGCCGACCGCGGCGGAGTTGCACGCGCTTTATAGCAGCGAGTTTTACGGCGAGAGCGTCAAGCCGAAATTGCTCAGTTGGGATTCCATCCGGCTTCTGCTCCATCAATCCGTGCTGCGGCATCGGCGCAAAGCCTTGCTCAACCGGGCTCCGGGGCGTGTGCTGGATGTCGGTTGCGGCGATGGTGATTTCGTAGCGCATCTGCGACCGCGCGGTTGGGAAGTGCACGGCGTCGAGTTTTCGGCGGCGGGTTGCAAACTGGCGCGGGCCAAAGGCGTGCAGGTACATCAAGGTGAACTAAAGGGAGCCAACTTCACGGACGGTCATTTTGATGTCGTGACGATCTGGCACGTGATGGAGCATCTGGCCGACCCGCTAGCCGAAGTTACCGAAGTCCGGCGTGTTTTGCGCGATGATGGCTTGCTGGTAATCGAAGTGCCGAACATCGGATCGCCCACGTTTAAGCTGTGCCGCGAACGCTGGTGGTTGCTGGATATTCCGCGCCATTTGCAACACTATACGCCCGACACCTTGCAAAAATTGTTGCAGCGCGCGGGCTTCACACCCGTCTATCGCCAGAATTTCCATCTCGTGGATTTTGCGCTCGTGTTCATCACCTTGATGGAGTGGTCGCAGGTGCTCGGCCCGCGTCAAGGCGATCATTACTTCGTGACGGATTTTCGCCAGGCGCCGCTGCACCGGAAACTGCTCTTTTTGCTGCTGGGCAGCGTCGTCGGCTTACTGAGTTTCCCGATCTCGGCACTGTCCACGCTACTGACCAGTCAAAGCGAAACGGTCACGATGACGTTTCGCAAAGCCGCTCGCTAG